From a single Nicotiana tomentosiformis chromosome 2, ASM39032v3, whole genome shotgun sequence genomic region:
- the LOC138904989 gene encoding uncharacterized protein, with amino-acid sequence MIHQVSAIVHSMDPKLEDPGAFIIPCTIGSAKFAKALCDLGASINLMPYSVFKILGIGQPKPTSMRLQMTNRTMKWPLGIIHDVVVRVDKFILPVDFVILDCEVDYEVPIILGRPFLETRKALVDVEAGELTFRVGDEKVVFYVCKSMRQPNSNGVCSFVDIVIEVIVDDTSVMINVEDPLEAVLLNHEDDEKADLIEYANALQGMGSFTYGPRKLSLDLENRKTPPTKPSIEEPPTLELKPLPSHLRYDFLGPCSTLPVILFSCLTNMQVDSTLAVLQTIKKAIEWTLADIRGISPAFCMYKIILEEDAKPSLEHQRRLNETM; translated from the coding sequence ATGatacatcaagtgagtgccattgtgcattccatggatccaaagctagaagatcccggtgcctttaTAATTCCATGCACTATCGGTAGTGCCAAGTTTGCCAAAGCCTTGTGCGATTtgggagcgagcattaatttgatgccatattctgtgttcaagatattggggattgggcaaccaaaacctacttccatgaggttgcaaatgacGAACCGGACAATGAAGTGGCCGCTGGGGATTATTCATGATGTTGTAGTTCGAGTCGACAAGTTCATTCTTCCCGTagattttgtgattctcgactgtgaagttgactatgaggtgccaataatattggggagacctttcctagaaACAAggaaggcattggttgatgtggaagctggggagctcaccttccgggtgggtgatgaaaaagttGTGTTCTATGTGTGCAAGTCAATGAGGCAACCTAATAGCAACGGAGTATGCTCTTTTGTGGATATTGTGAtagaggtgattgttgatgacacgagtgttatgatcaatgtggaagaccctcTGGAAGCTGTGTTGTTAAATCATGAGGATGATGAGAAGGCTGACTTGATAGAATAtgcaaatgctttgcaaggaatgggatccttcACATATGGACcccgtaaactttccttggaccttgagaaccggaagactccgccaacaaagccctcaatcgaggagccaccaacattggagttgaagcccttgccttcacacctcaggtatgattTCTTAGGCCCCTgttccacattacctgttattcttttttcgtgcttaactaacatgcaggtagattctacccttgcggtgcttcaaacAATAAAGAAGGCAATAgaatggacattggcggatattcggggtataagccccgccttctGTATGTACAAAATcatattggaggaagatgccaaaccctccttggaacatcaaaggaggttgaacgagaCCATGTAA